One stretch of Acidobacteriota bacterium DNA includes these proteins:
- a CDS encoding DMT family transporter, which yields MQHENSSTVKQPATFLLVGAIAILQLVASICYPIAKYGLNTIEPFTFAFFRYLLASVLLLGIARLRRYRTPIARKDWPKVVLLGVLIIPFNQTLFLVGQSLTAAGHGAFIFATTPIWIFVLALVHLKEKLIWRRLLGFLIAAAGVMTIMLSGAVEVGTEYLFGDLIIIVSVIAWAYYTIIGKPLVAKYGALRMTAYALAIGSAIYIPFGLYWALRYDYSQASLAAWGSVVYMAVGLSVVVYVLWYWVLKYMDASRVAVYHNVQPVIAAVVAYSFLGEQIGLAFVIGGLSVMAGVIITEL from the coding sequence GTGCAGCACGAAAATAGCAGTACGGTCAAACAGCCGGCCACATTTCTGCTGGTCGGAGCGATCGCTATTCTCCAGTTGGTCGCCTCGATCTGCTATCCTATCGCCAAGTACGGGCTGAACACGATAGAACCGTTCACCTTTGCGTTTTTTCGCTACCTGCTTGCCTCGGTCCTGTTGCTGGGCATTGCCCGGCTCAGGCGTTACCGCACTCCGATCGCTCGCAAAGACTGGCCGAAGGTCGTGTTGCTCGGCGTTCTGATCATCCCCTTCAACCAGACTCTGTTCCTGGTGGGTCAATCCCTCACGGCGGCCGGACATGGCGCGTTTATATTCGCAACCACACCCATCTGGATTTTCGTGCTGGCTCTTGTTCATCTCAAGGAGAAACTGATCTGGCGACGCCTGCTCGGCTTTCTGATCGCCGCGGCAGGCGTAATGACGATCATGCTCTCCGGGGCCGTCGAGGTGGGCACTGAGTATCTTTTCGGCGATCTGATTATCATCGTGTCCGTGATTGCCTGGGCCTACTACACGATTATCGGGAAACCGCTGGTGGCCAAATACGGAGCGCTCCGAATGACGGCGTATGCGCTCGCCATCGGCTCAGCCATATACATCCCGTTCGGTCTGTACTGGGCACTGAGGTACGACTACTCGCAGGCATCTCTTGCAGCCTGGGGCTCGGTCGTCTACATGGCGGTGGGGCTGTCCGTAGTCGTGTACGTCCTCTGGTACTGGGTGCTCAAGTATATGGATGCATCCCGCGTGGCCGTATACCACAACGTCCAGCCGGTGATCGCGGCGGTGGTCGCCTATTCCTTCCTTGGCGAACAGATCGGCCTGGCGTTCGTCATTGGCGGGCTCTCCGTCATGGCGGGCGTAATCATAACCGAATTGTAG
- a CDS encoding ferritin family protein, with translation MDIVEFAMQMELDGKAFYERAAEATAQPELKKILIYLAEEEERHYQVFRQLHDGRADRAEEELDGNSGSLSAPRNLFLELAGQGPDQSFGDDARAVWTEALKIEEAAVRMYSDEAAKEKDPARKKLLNRIADEERDHVYLIDNMLSFIADPQTFVNSRQFADFRSWEGH, from the coding sequence ATGGATATAGTTGAGTTCGCCATGCAGATGGAACTGGACGGCAAAGCCTTTTACGAACGCGCAGCCGAGGCCACCGCCCAACCGGAATTGAAGAAGATTCTGATCTACCTGGCCGAAGAAGAGGAACGTCACTATCAGGTTTTCAGACAATTACACGACGGCAGGGCCGACCGGGCAGAAGAAGAGCTTGACGGCAACAGCGGGTCGCTGTCGGCTCCCCGGAACCTTTTCCTGGAACTGGCCGGGCAGGGTCCGGACCAGAGCTTCGGCGATGATGCTCGGGCCGTCTGGACCGAGGCGCTCAAGATCGAAGAGGCGGCCGTGAGAATGTACAGTGATGAAGCCGCAAAGGAGAAGGATCCGGCGCGCAAAAAGCTCCTGAACCGAATCGCCGACGAGGAACGCGACCACGTCTATCTCATCGATAACATGCTCTCTTTTATAGCTGATCCCCAGACCTTCGTCAATTCCCGGCAGTTTGCCGATTTCAGAAGCTGGGAGGGACATTAG
- a CDS encoding dipeptidase — MTAFEYLEKTEKKRMGELFRLLSFPSVSGKLEHRKDMVACARWLVDHLKGIGFKARTYPTGGHPVVYAEYVVNPGANTVLYYGHYDVQPPEPLDLWKSPPFKPEIRDGYIYARGATDDKGQTFTHVKGLEALIKATGTLPVNVKMLIEGEEETASANLPGFLRKHRKMLKADIIAVSDTGQFSKTLPAVTFGLRGIAAAEVFVYGPNRDVHSGTFGGTITNPVNALCWMVGQLHDKNGRVTIPGFYKHAGPVTPWERKQFRRLPFNEVSFRKSLGVPAFFGEKGYSTLERSWCRPTLDVNGITGGYQGEGTKTIIPSMASCKITMRLVPNMDPTDICNKLEKYLKKIAPKTVRIKVDKLGGAGGVVVPTDGPWLEAAARAVKAGFGKRPVFMKEGGSIPIVSDFKSILGLDTLLIGFGQYDDNIHSPNERFRVRDFERGCRTAAALPGELAGVKR, encoded by the coding sequence ATGACCGCATTTGAGTATCTCGAGAAAACCGAAAAGAAACGCATGGGTGAACTTTTCCGTCTGCTGAGTTTCCCGTCAGTCTCAGGCAAGTTGGAGCACCGGAAAGACATGGTGGCCTGTGCCCGCTGGCTGGTGGATCATCTCAAGGGGATCGGGTTCAAGGCCCGTACTTATCCGACCGGCGGTCACCCGGTCGTGTATGCCGAGTACGTTGTCAATCCCGGTGCGAACACGGTGCTGTACTATGGCCACTATGACGTTCAGCCTCCGGAACCGCTGGACCTCTGGAAGTCGCCGCCGTTCAAACCCGAGATACGCGACGGATACATTTATGCCCGCGGAGCGACCGACGATAAGGGGCAAACCTTTACCCATGTAAAGGGCCTCGAGGCGCTAATCAAGGCAACCGGCACGCTGCCGGTCAACGTCAAGATGTTGATCGAAGGTGAAGAGGAAACGGCCTCGGCCAATCTGCCTGGTTTTCTGAGGAAGCATCGCAAGATGCTCAAGGCCGACATTATCGCCGTCTCGGATACGGGTCAGTTCAGCAAGACTCTGCCGGCCGTGACCTTCGGCCTGCGAGGTATCGCCGCCGCCGAGGTTTTCGTATACGGACCCAACCGGGACGTACATTCCGGAACGTTCGGCGGGACGATCACTAATCCGGTCAATGCCCTCTGCTGGATGGTGGGGCAGCTTCACGACAAGAACGGCCGGGTAACTATCCCCGGTTTTTACAAGCATGCCGGGCCCGTCACACCGTGGGAACGGAAGCAGTTCAGGCGGCTGCCGTTCAATGAAGTGTCGTTCAGGAAATCACTGGGGGTGCCGGCTTTCTTCGGCGAAAAAGGGTACAGCACGCTGGAACGGTCGTGGTGCCGTCCAACTCTGGACGTCAACGGCATCACGGGAGGCTACCAGGGCGAAGGCACGAAGACGATAATCCCGTCGATGGCCTCGTGCAAAATTACCATGCGCCTGGTGCCGAACATGGACCCGACGGACATCTGCAACAAGCTGGAGAAGTACCTGAAAAAGATCGCGCCGAAAACGGTCAGGATAAAGGTGGACAAGCTCGGCGGCGCCGGGGGAGTGGTTGTGCCGACTGACGGGCCCTGGCTGGAGGCCGCCGCCCGCGCCGTCAAGGCCGGGTTCGGCAAACGGCCCGTCTTCATGAAAGAGGGCGGGTCGATCCCGATCGTCAGCGACTTCAAATCTATCCTTGGCCTGGATACGCTGCTTATCGGTTTCGGGCAGTACGATGACAACATTCACTCGCCCAACGAACGCTTTCGGGTCCGCGACTTTGAACGCGGATGCAGGACGGCGGCGGCGCTGCCGGGCGAGCTGGCGGGGGTAAAGCGCTGA
- a CDS encoding aminopeptidase — translation MKDKRNEILARQLIDYSTDLQPGEVLYLEIKGKETLELGKEVIRLATEKGATPFWYYSDESLIRQFVGKATDAQFKKLAELHLELMKRTDAYIGLRGSDNPFDLADIDRKQMEKQNQLFYKPVHLEERVKRTKWVVLRYPNNAMAQLAETSQEAFADYYYDVCCADYAKMSRAQDRLVALMKTVDRVEIKSPGTDLKLSIEGIPVVKCDGTRNIPDGEVYTAPVRDSVNGTITYNTPSLHQGKAYTNISLTFEKGRITKATCQGDNEKLNEIFDTDEGARYVGEFALGVNPFILHPMRDTLFDEKIAGSLHLTPGQSYDEAPNGNQSAIHWDLVLIQRSEYGGGEIYFDGKLIRKDGVFTDPDLEKEFSKENLKPPRMD, via the coding sequence GTGAAAGACAAGCGCAACGAGATTCTCGCCCGCCAGCTCATAGACTACTCCACTGATCTTCAACCCGGAGAGGTACTCTACCTGGAGATCAAGGGAAAGGAGACCCTCGAGCTTGGAAAAGAGGTGATCAGGCTGGCCACCGAAAAAGGAGCCACGCCGTTCTGGTACTACAGCGACGAATCGCTGATTCGACAATTCGTCGGGAAAGCCACGGACGCCCAGTTCAAGAAACTGGCCGAGCTTCATCTGGAGTTGATGAAGCGAACCGATGCCTACATCGGCCTGCGCGGCTCGGACAACCCCTTCGATCTGGCCGACATCGACCGCAAGCAGATGGAAAAACAGAACCAACTCTTCTATAAGCCGGTGCATCTGGAAGAGCGCGTCAAGCGGACCAAATGGGTAGTTCTTCGGTATCCCAACAATGCCATGGCACAACTCGCCGAGACCTCACAGGAAGCCTTCGCCGACTACTACTACGACGTCTGCTGCGCCGATTACGCCAAGATGTCTCGTGCCCAGGATCGACTCGTGGCACTGATGAAGACCGTCGACCGGGTGGAGATCAAGTCGCCCGGCACGGACCTGAAGCTCTCCATCGAGGGCATTCCCGTGGTCAAGTGCGATGGAACACGGAATATCCCTGACGGTGAGGTGTACACGGCGCCCGTGCGCGATTCGGTCAACGGCACGATCACTTACAACACCCCGTCGCTGCACCAGGGCAAGGCTTACACCAACATTTCACTAACGTTCGAAAAGGGCAGGATCACGAAGGCTACGTGCCAGGGCGACAATGAGAAACTCAACGAGATATTCGACACCGACGAGGGTGCCCGATATGTCGGTGAGTTCGCCCTGGGAGTGAATCCGTTCATTCTGCACCCCATGCGGGACACGCTGTTCGACGAGAAGATTGCCGGGTCGCTCCACTTGACCCCGGGACAGAGCTATGATGAGGCACCCAACGGCAACCAGTCGGCAATTCACTGGGACCTGGTGCTCATTCAGCGGTCGGAATACGGCGGCGGCGAAATCTATTTCGACGGCAAGCTCATTCGCAAGGACGGCGTGTTCACCGATCCTGACCTGGAGAAAGAGTTCTCCAAGGAGAATCTCAAACCCCCGCGGATGGATTGA
- a CDS encoding SDR family oxidoreductase — MDLELTGKHALVTGASSGLGASAAMELAAEGAEVTINSRSEERLDEVAETIATATGTKPNVLAGDLSNEADLDRLCKTVSRARIDIFVSNSGGPPVGQFTDLSSETWDDACDLLLRPAVRLTRAVIDGMIERRFGRLIYITSIAVLQPVDDLILSNTYRAGVTAFCKTVSNNYARHGITANCVCPGYTATERLISLAQTRAENAGKTPDEIMAGFASAAAAGRVGQPEELAALIAFLAGTKAAFITGCSIPVDGGANKALI; from the coding sequence ATGGATCTTGAACTGACAGGCAAACACGCACTGGTGACCGGGGCTTCGTCGGGACTTGGTGCCTCGGCCGCCATGGAACTTGCGGCCGAGGGAGCCGAGGTCACAATCAACTCGCGGTCAGAGGAGCGTCTGGACGAAGTAGCCGAGACGATTGCCACCGCGACGGGCACAAAACCGAACGTCCTGGCCGGAGACCTGTCCAATGAGGCGGATCTCGACCGCTTGTGCAAAACCGTGAGCCGGGCACGGATAGATATCTTTGTCTCCAACAGCGGCGGACCTCCGGTGGGTCAGTTTACCGACCTTTCCTCCGAAACCTGGGATGACGCCTGCGACCTGCTGTTGCGGCCGGCCGTTCGTCTGACTCGGGCGGTGATTGACGGCATGATCGAACGCCGATTCGGTCGCCTGATCTACATCACCTCGATTGCCGTTCTTCAGCCCGTAGACGACCTGATCCTGTCCAACACCTATCGTGCGGGCGTGACCGCCTTCTGCAAGACCGTATCGAATAACTACGCCCGCCACGGTATCACCGCCAACTGTGTTTGTCCGGGTTACACCGCTACCGAGAGGCTGATCAGCTTGGCCCAAACTAGGGCCGAGAACGCAGGCAAGACCCCTGACGAGATCATGGCCGGCTTTGCGTCGGCGGCAGCAGCCGGAAGGGTAGGTCAACCAGAAGAGTTGGCGGCGCTGATTGCGTTTCTGGCCGGCACAAAAGCGGCCTTCATCACCGGTTGCTCCATCCCGGTGGACGGCGGGGCGAATAAAGCGCTCATATAG